A genomic segment from Haladaptatus sp. R4 encodes:
- a CDS encoding pyridoxamine 5'-phosphate oxidase family protein has protein sequence MTGNTPKNVTDSIRYQGKAIDDPAWIPEFLAEQETGVLGLIDDNIPHLVTQLFVYNRDEGVIYLHGAEAGRAHELVESGDQSCASFTTSEKGRYIPADEPVNFTVEYSSVVAYGTIDLLADREDKRAVLEQFMEKFAPQLVEGEDYELIAQESIDRTAVYRLDIESWSGKEGWKDPDHPGAYSLDSTQ, from the coding sequence ATGACCGGAAATACACCCAAGAACGTCACCGATTCTATCCGTTATCAAGGAAAGGCGATCGATGATCCGGCATGGATACCTGAATTTCTCGCTGAACAGGAAACGGGTGTGCTTGGTCTCATTGATGACAATATCCCTCATCTTGTGACACAACTCTTCGTCTACAATCGAGATGAAGGCGTGATTTACCTCCACGGTGCAGAGGCGGGACGTGCTCACGAACTCGTTGAGAGCGGCGACCAATCCTGCGCTTCCTTTACAACGAGTGAAAAAGGGCGATATATCCCGGCTGATGAACCGGTAAACTTCACTGTCGAGTACTCGAGCGTGGTCGCCTACGGAACCATTGATTTGCTCGCTGATAGAGAGGATAAACGAGCGGTTCTTGAGCAATTTATGGAGAAATTTGCACCCCAATTGGTTGAAGGCGAGGACTATGAGCTAATAGCACAGGAGTCAATCGATCGGACGGCCGTCTACCGTCTCGACATCGAATCATGGAGTGGCAAAGAAGGGTGGAAAGATCCCGATCATCCAGGAGCGTACAGTCTCGATTCAACCCAGTAA
- a CDS encoding alpha/beta fold hydrolase — protein sequence MEKQVLFIHGGGEGAYKEDMKLVASLQETLGTGYEVRCPKMPNVDSPEVWTDRVAKELDMLEQEVLLVGHSVGGSILLKCLSEKEIEKSVTGVFLIAPPYFGSKGWNVDEDVLQKDFASELPKESPIFLYHSRDDEVVPFEHLALYAEQLPQANIREFDDRGHQFNNNLFDVARDVKNS from the coding sequence ATGGAAAAACAAGTACTGTTCATTCACGGTGGCGGTGAGGGAGCCTACAAGGAAGATATGAAACTAGTAGCAAGTCTGCAGGAAACATTGGGGACAGGGTACGAGGTACGGTGTCCGAAGATGCCGAACGTGGATTCTCCAGAAGTGTGGACAGATCGGGTAGCAAAAGAACTCGATATGTTGGAGCAGGAGGTACTTCTCGTCGGACACTCTGTGGGTGGTTCGATTCTGTTGAAATGTCTCTCCGAAAAGGAGATAGAAAAGTCCGTCACCGGAGTATTCCTAATCGCGCCACCCTACTTTGGCTCTAAAGGATGGAACGTTGACGAGGATGTACTACAGAAAGACTTCGCATCGGAACTCCCCAAAGAATCTCCGATATTCTTGTATCACAGCCGCGACGACGAAGTGGTCCCGTTTGAACATCTCGCGCTATACGCTGAACAACTCCCTCAGGCGAACATTCGTGAATTTGATGATCGTGGACATCAGTTCAACAATAACTTGTTTGATGTCGCTCGGGATGTCAAAAATTCGTAA
- a CDS encoding MMPL family transporter yields MSFSDKLGDKIVKHSRLFIVALLVFSLLLGSGASMVGQSSSLDSFQSDSSSAAKAQSYISENFSTGSNNTTSAQIIVRDNNTLSKDSLKNQIKLQQALRNNSTVNETLTEDSPTVGIANILATTINQLDKAEELKSRGENLQERKENLTEWGKQLQARSEQLNESKEELQQRGEQLKEQGEELQARGEKLQQRSDELNQSKQELQQRGEELKEEGQELKQRGQKLQQRSDELNESRAQLQAKGQELQAQAKQLNESKAQLQNQGEELKQRAQELNESQAELEQRQANLEARAQELNQTQQELAARNKSLQEQRATIEEAHQNGTINDTEYEQRLGSLQEEQTELKADQAQLVNKSTELQQDRQELEKDAQQLKQQAAKLESDKAELEQQSEQLKETAEQMQAERAELEERSAKLQQEGKELQQAFSELQQDKKELQEKQAALETDSQQLKERGEQLKEDSQRLQEDSQELKEAQAELENDSAQLKEEGQQLQEQFENFKDAQEALKEDGQELKNDQQALQNGTNFTLSEQLSILESHNQSEIDNATTTILAENSSFGGASAGGDGAFAFMPTSYKAGSTDANATMIVVTQQTEGETTSSQTSSDRIMNSQLAMQTIAHEQFKAEQSSVLVFGSGIISDETQRSMSDSILIVGPLAVIFVLGVLIFAYRDLLDIILGLFGIGLVLVWTFGFMGWTGIDFNQIFIAVPVLLIGLSIDYAIHVFMRHREERDRTEGVEQSMKVTLSSLGIALILVTVTAVIGFLSNLVSDVPPIRQFGIVSSVGITAALIIFGVLIPALKTELDSFLEARGWDREKRAFGTGGGRLGAVLAGGATAARKAPRIVLAIAVILTVLGGAGAAQVDTSFSQEDFLASNPSGVMTELPEPFAPGEYTVKSSLEYVNNNFLRQDSNAEILIRGDITQPSTLETVEKAENGAAEKDSTVVLSSGEPDIDSPLSVMRSVANENDSFKTTFKNADTNGDGVPDRNLESVYDKLYTVAPDQAKSVLYRTDDGQYKAIHMTVSVKGSASGDAVSEQMKAVAETVEQESTLNAVATGQPIIFKIVQDQLLNSVIESLLITLGATFIFLMITYYFLHGSATLGFITMLPVAFSVSWILGTMYLLGISFNVITGLITSLTVGLGIAYSIHLSERYIHELDEQPSAWVAMRKSVTGTGGALLGSAATTVGGFGVLVFAILPPLQQFGIITGLTIIYSFLASVFVLPSLLALWTRYLGPGDAMTVESADKSTVDDVGATND; encoded by the coding sequence ATGTCATTCTCTGACAAACTCGGCGACAAGATCGTCAAACACAGTCGTCTTTTTATCGTCGCTCTACTCGTCTTTTCGTTGCTTCTCGGATCGGGTGCGTCGATGGTAGGACAATCATCTTCCCTCGATTCGTTTCAAAGTGATAGCAGTTCAGCCGCAAAAGCACAGAGTTACATTAGCGAGAACTTTTCGACGGGATCGAACAACACGACGAGTGCTCAAATAATCGTCCGTGATAACAATACGCTCTCTAAAGATTCACTCAAAAATCAAATCAAGTTACAGCAAGCACTGCGGAATAATAGCACCGTAAACGAAACTCTTACCGAAGACTCTCCAACGGTTGGGATAGCGAATATCCTCGCCACAACGATTAACCAATTAGACAAAGCGGAAGAGCTCAAATCCCGTGGCGAAAACCTCCAGGAACGAAAGGAAAATCTCACCGAGTGGGGTAAACAGCTTCAGGCCCGTTCGGAACAACTCAACGAGAGTAAAGAAGAACTCCAGCAACGGGGAGAGCAGCTGAAAGAGCAAGGTGAAGAGCTGCAAGCGCGAGGGGAAAAACTCCAACAGCGCTCGGACGAACTCAATCAGAGTAAACAGGAACTCCAACAGCGCGGTGAAGAGCTCAAAGAGGAGGGTCAGGAACTCAAACAACGCGGACAAAAACTCCAACAACGCTCTGACGAGCTCAACGAGAGCAGAGCACAGCTCCAAGCGAAGGGCCAGGAGCTACAAGCGCAAGCCAAACAGTTGAACGAGAGCAAAGCACAGCTCCAGAATCAGGGCGAGGAGCTCAAACAACGTGCTCAAGAACTCAACGAGAGCCAAGCAGAGCTCGAACAACGCCAGGCGAATTTGGAAGCACGAGCCCAAGAACTCAATCAGACTCAACAGGAGCTCGCAGCGCGTAATAAGAGTTTGCAAGAGCAGCGGGCCACTATCGAGGAGGCCCACCAGAATGGTACGATCAACGATACCGAGTATGAACAACGTCTCGGTTCACTTCAAGAAGAACAGACCGAATTGAAAGCTGATCAAGCTCAGCTCGTAAACAAATCGACCGAACTCCAGCAGGACCGCCAAGAGCTCGAAAAGGATGCCCAACAACTCAAACAGCAAGCAGCTAAACTCGAGTCAGATAAGGCAGAACTCGAACAGCAATCCGAACAGCTCAAAGAAACTGCAGAACAGATGCAGGCCGAACGTGCTGAATTGGAAGAGCGGTCAGCTAAACTACAGCAAGAAGGCAAGGAACTTCAGCAAGCATTTAGCGAACTCCAGCAGGACAAAAAGGAATTGCAGGAAAAACAGGCTGCGCTCGAAACGGATTCACAGCAGCTCAAGGAGCGTGGTGAGCAACTCAAGGAAGATTCACAACGACTTCAAGAGGACTCCCAAGAGCTGAAAGAAGCACAAGCGGAGTTGGAGAACGATTCCGCGCAGCTCAAAGAAGAAGGTCAACAGCTCCAAGAGCAGTTCGAGAATTTCAAAGACGCTCAGGAAGCACTCAAAGAGGACGGACAGGAACTCAAGAACGACCAGCAAGCACTCCAAAACGGGACTAATTTCACGCTTTCCGAGCAGCTGTCGATCCTCGAATCACATAATCAATCGGAGATCGATAATGCGACCACGACCATTCTGGCCGAGAACTCCAGTTTTGGTGGTGCAAGTGCTGGTGGTGACGGCGCGTTCGCGTTCATGCCGACCAGCTACAAAGCCGGGAGCACGGATGCGAACGCGACGATGATCGTTGTCACCCAACAGACGGAGGGTGAAACCACCAGTAGTCAGACGTCGAGCGATCGGATCATGAATTCACAGCTTGCCATGCAAACGATCGCTCACGAGCAGTTCAAGGCAGAACAGTCGAGCGTCCTCGTCTTCGGAAGCGGCATTATCTCGGACGAGACTCAGCGTTCGATGAGCGACAGTATTCTTATCGTCGGACCCCTAGCGGTCATCTTCGTTCTCGGCGTCTTGATATTTGCCTATCGAGATCTTCTCGATATCATTCTGGGGCTCTTCGGTATCGGCCTCGTTCTCGTGTGGACGTTCGGCTTCATGGGCTGGACCGGTATCGACTTCAACCAGATCTTCATTGCAGTCCCAGTGTTACTTATCGGGCTCTCGATCGACTACGCCATTCACGTCTTCATGCGCCATCGCGAGGAGCGAGATCGTACTGAAGGTGTCGAACAGTCGATGAAGGTCACGTTATCGAGTCTCGGAATCGCGTTGATTCTCGTGACTGTAACCGCTGTAATCGGGTTCCTCTCGAATCTCGTCAGCGACGTGCCCCCAATTCGTCAGTTCGGTATCGTGAGTTCCGTCGGGATTACGGCGGCACTGATTATCTTCGGTGTACTCATTCCTGCTCTGAAAACCGAACTCGATTCGTTCTTGGAAGCCCGCGGTTGGGATAGGGAGAAACGGGCGTTCGGTACCGGAGGTGGACGACTTGGCGCGGTGCTCGCTGGCGGTGCGACGGCAGCTCGCAAAGCACCACGTATCGTACTCGCCATCGCCGTGATTCTCACCGTCCTCGGCGGTGCTGGTGCAGCACAAGTCGATACGAGCTTCTCGCAGGAGGATTTCCTGGCAAGCAATCCGTCGGGCGTAATGACCGAATTGCCGGAACCCTTCGCCCCCGGTGAGTATACGGTGAAATCCTCGCTGGAATACGTGAACAACAATTTCCTGCGGCAGGATTCCAATGCAGAGATACTGATACGAGGAGATATCACCCAACCATCCACGCTCGAAACGGTTGAAAAAGCAGAAAACGGAGCGGCCGAGAAAGATTCAACGGTCGTTCTCTCCAGTGGAGAACCCGACATCGATAGTCCGTTGTCCGTTATGCGGTCCGTCGCGAACGAGAACGATTCGTTCAAAACGACGTTCAAAAACGCCGACACGAATGGTGATGGTGTCCCGGATCGCAATCTGGAATCAGTCTACGACAAATTGTACACAGTCGCTCCTGACCAAGCAAAAAGTGTGCTCTATCGTACCGATGACGGTCAGTATAAAGCAATTCACATGACGGTCTCGGTTAAAGGCAGCGCAAGCGGTGATGCGGTTAGCGAGCAGATGAAAGCAGTTGCCGAGACGGTTGAACAGGAAAGCACTCTCAATGCTGTTGCGACGGGTCAGCCGATCATCTTCAAGATAGTTCAAGACCAACTGCTCAACTCGGTCATCGAAAGTCTCCTCATCACGCTCGGAGCGACATTCATCTTCCTGATGATCACGTACTACTTCCTGCACGGAAGTGCGACGCTTGGTTTCATCACGATGCTTCCTGTGGCGTTCAGCGTCTCCTGGATTCTTGGGACGATGTACCTCCTCGGAATCTCGTTCAACGTGATTACCGGACTGATTACCAGCCTGACCGTCGGACTGGGAATCGCCTACAGTATCCATCTCAGCGAGCGCTATATCCACGAACTCGACGAACAACCGTCCGCGTGGGTTGCAATGCGAAAGAGCGTCACCGGTACTGGTGGGGCACTTCTCGGCAGTGCCGCGACTACCGTGGGCGGGTTCGGTGTTCTCGTATTCGCCATCCTGCCTCCCCTCCAGCAGTTTGGAATCATTACGGGTCTCACGATCATCTACTCGTTCCTTGCGAGTGTCTTCGTGCTACCCAGCCTACTCGCCTTGTGGACCCGGTACTTGGGACCAGGTGATGCGATGACGGTCGAATCGGCAGACAAATCTACCGTGGATGATGTGGGAGCAACGAATGACTGA
- a CDS encoding TrmB family transcriptional regulator codes for MTDSTEANAIAALQRLGLSKYEAQVFCALQPIDKATASEISENSEVPRSQVYGAADGLEELGLVDVQQSNPQQFRAVGLDEARAHLQAKIEREQDRAFEALDSLQQQPIDETETQEDIWTLKGQETINDRVTQLISNANNRIIFGARDPMILDDNVITALSKAQADDIDVFITSGNPAVCELFEERGLEACQFPMKPDDNDRSGRVLAIDSDVILMSVLVPTHDRTQNEVAFWSDGTGFASILIGLLETWFSKIIES; via the coding sequence ATGACTGATTCGACGGAAGCCAACGCGATAGCTGCGCTACAGCGATTGGGACTCTCCAAGTACGAGGCACAGGTCTTCTGTGCCCTGCAGCCGATCGATAAGGCGACTGCGAGCGAGATCAGCGAAAACAGTGAAGTGCCGCGCTCACAGGTCTATGGGGCCGCCGATGGGTTAGAAGAACTGGGTCTGGTGGATGTTCAACAATCCAACCCCCAACAGTTCCGTGCCGTGGGACTGGACGAAGCGCGTGCCCATCTACAGGCCAAGATCGAACGTGAGCAGGATCGTGCCTTCGAGGCACTTGATTCTCTGCAACAACAGCCAATCGACGAAACGGAAACCCAAGAAGATATTTGGACGCTCAAGGGTCAAGAAACGATTAACGATCGTGTCACCCAACTCATCAGCAACGCGAACAACCGGATTATCTTCGGCGCACGCGATCCGATGATACTGGACGACAATGTAATCACAGCGCTTTCGAAGGCACAAGCGGATGATATTGATGTCTTCATCACGAGTGGGAACCCCGCGGTTTGTGAGCTTTTTGAAGAGCGTGGTCTCGAAGCGTGCCAGTTCCCGATGAAGCCGGACGATAATGATCGGAGTGGTCGTGTTCTGGCAATCGATTCTGATGTTATTCTCATGAGTGTCCTCGTTCCAACCCACGATAGGACTCAAAACGAGGTCGCCTTTTGGAGCGATGGAACTGGGTTTGCCAGTATCCTGATCGGTCTCTTGGAGACCTGGTTTTCAAAAATCATTGAGTCGTAA
- a CDS encoding HalOD1 output domain-containing protein, protein MSYSPAEPSIRNSVSDTESITEAVVTAVAEVNGMKPATPLYEAINPDALEALYQQGSPEVSFEYIGYRVTIHSDRTVSASELDR, encoded by the coding sequence ATTTCGTATTCTCCAGCAGAACCTTCGATACGTAACTCAGTTTCAGATACGGAGTCGATCACTGAAGCCGTTGTGACCGCCGTGGCCGAAGTCAACGGCATGAAACCTGCGACTCCTCTGTATGAGGCGATCAATCCTGATGCCCTCGAAGCTCTCTATCAGCAGGGTTCGCCAGAAGTGAGCTTTGAGTATATTGGCTACCGTGTTACGATTCATTCTGACCGGACGGTTTCTGCCTCTGAGTTGGATAGATAG
- a CDS encoding nicotinamide-nucleotide adenylyltransferase, protein MRGLLIGRFQPFHNGHLSLVEQVAADVDEMIIGIGSAEKSHSVRNPFTGGERLQMISNVTSSFETQIYPIPIVDLDRSSVWVQHVMSMCPHFDVVYSNNPLVRRLFVEHGFYVASTPLYMREQYRGTEVRRRMLVNEEWSKLVPEPVRTVINDIKGVQRLQRLSSYTNPPEKNRTVTKSEPSH, encoded by the coding sequence ATGCGGGGACTGCTTATTGGTCGCTTCCAGCCATTTCACAATGGACATCTCTCCCTCGTTGAACAAGTCGCTGCTGACGTTGATGAGATGATCATTGGGATCGGTAGTGCAGAGAAATCACATTCTGTTCGGAACCCGTTCACTGGTGGTGAGCGACTCCAGATGATCTCAAACGTCACCTCCTCTTTTGAAACCCAGATCTACCCGATTCCGATTGTTGATCTCGATCGTAGTTCAGTGTGGGTTCAGCACGTGATGAGCATGTGTCCACACTTCGATGTTGTCTACAGCAATAATCCACTCGTGCGACGGCTTTTCGTCGAACATGGATTCTACGTCGCTAGTACACCACTCTACATGCGAGAACAATATCGAGGGACCGAAGTTCGACGCCGTATGCTTGTGAATGAAGAGTGGTCGAAGTTAGTTCCAGAACCTGTCCGAACGGTGATCAACGACATCAAGGGTGTACAACGATTACAACGGCTTAGTTCCTATACGAACCCACCAGAGAAGAACCGTACTGTAACTAAGTCAGAGCCATCGCACTGA